The Bacillaceae bacterium IKA-2 DNA window CAGAAGAAGTGGATGAACCAGAGGTTGCTTCCGAACAAGTAAATACTGAGCCTGCATCAAATGAAGTGGTCGCTGACGAGGATGAGTCAAATCAAGAAGAGTCTGAACAAAAGGTAAAAGAGGAAAGTATTCCTAGAGAACATAAATCAGCATTAAAAAAAGCGGAAACATACGCAAAAACTATGCAGATGTCAAAGTTAGGCGTTTATGAACAGTTGACATCTGAATATGGAGAGGGTTTTCCTCCAGAAGCAGCTCAATATGCTATCGATAACATTGTGTTCGATTGGAAAGAAAATGCATTAAAAAAGGCACAAACATATGCAGAAAGTATGAGTATGTCTGATTCCGCTGTTTACGACCAATTAATTTCCGACTACGGGGAAAAATTCACTGCGGAAGAAGCGCAATACGCTATCGATAATTTAGAATAAAATAAGTTGAAGCTCCTACCTTAATCGGTGGGAGCTTCTTAATTTTTTACTTTTTATTCAGAATAAACACGCAAAATTAGCTCGTTTATGTGTATATGCTCTGAGTTAATTTTTATTTCTGTATAGCGTAAAAATATAGTCACATCAAGGCTTTTAGCGTTTTTATCCTTACGGAAACGTTTCGGTAACCAATATTCTGTAAGGACGCATACGTTTTTAAGTATAAATATTAATTTAAGCAGGGGAAACCTTGCTTTTGGTGAAGAAGTGGATGAGAACGGTGTAAAAATAGAAATGTAAATTAAAAAAAGCCCCTCTCGCTAATGAGAAGGGCTTTAACTTTAAATTATTTTAACCAGGTCTTTACGCGCGGTTATATAAAAAATATTGCCTCGACTATTTTTAACTTTGTACTGCGGCGATCCGTTGGTCGTTATCTGATCGATGATGATCCAACCCTGATTTTTAATAAATTTACCACTTGGGCGATCCCATCTTGGAGAGTCGTAAAAGTTAACCTCTGCTGCGATTGCTTCTACTCGTTTACCTGCAAATGAATTAACAGCTGTCTTTTGTTTAACTACATACGCACCTTTGACATTTGAAACAAATTGACCGTTACCAATATCTAACCAACCATTTTTATTTTCTTTATAGACTGTAACATCGTCACCTTTTTTAAGTTGCGCGACAGTAGGGTAGTTAGTTCCTTGACCTTTGCGAACGTTTAATGCCGCTACTTTAACTGTACCTACCCATAAGATTTCAGGGGCTTTAACAGCTTGCTTAGCCGCTAATTTCGGCACTTTCAAATTTAACTTTTGACCAATTCGAAGTTTACTAGGATCGATTATGTTATTCCACTTAATTAAATCCTCCACAGTAAAACGGTCATCGTTATTCGCTATCCCCCACAAAGTATCACCTTCCTGGATCGTGTAAACGTCTGGAATTTCTGTGACAGGAGTATTCGCCAAAAACTTAAAGGTGTTATTGTAGTCAAACACGCAACAACCTTTCCAACTGTAGCCTGGGAACTCGTGGTGCGACTTATCGCTTTTACCAATTCCGTCTCTACTTAGTGCTGCTTGTAACTCGGCAATACTCGCTTTTGTCGCATCGTCTAATTTCTCATTTCTGTAATCGCCAGCAACACAGATTCCGATTGCTGAACCGTTAGAATTCCCTACGTGATAGGTTCTCAATGTTAGATCGTTTGCATAAACGATCCTTGCGCGTGGGCCATTCGGCGTTTGAATAATGTTTTGTGGCTCTATTACTAATGCGTAAGCAATCCCGGGCCAACCTAAATTATTAACGTGGTAATTAGCAAACCCTAAAGCATTAGATCCGTTTAGATTTTTAAGCGTTAAACTATGGTGCCATGCTCTAACGCAATCTTTTAAACTCGTATTACGTCTAATGTAGCTACCTTTGCTTGGTAGCAATCCTCGCTGATCGGCTAGCTGAGGTAGTTTTTCAAATGATCTTGACATTATTGATCACCCCCCAATTTCTTTTTCCTTTCAATTGCACCTTTCGTTACATCGTTATCTTTCCACCATGACCACAGTGCGCTAAATACCGTTAATAAAGTCGCTACTAGTAAATCTACCTGCACCGCAATATCGTTGATCGTGGCTTCATCTAACGGTAATGGTGACATACCAAAGATCGTCAACACTTGGTTAATTAAAGCAATAGCCAATACAACGGTTCTGACAATGGTTCCTTTATTCATTTTCATCAAACCCTTTCATTTTTTCATCGTTAATATAGTTAATTGTCACTTCGCTTTTTTCGCTATTTCTCTTAAATGCTCGCGCTGCCTTATGTTCAATTTCGCTTTTTGCCCACTCAAAAACCATTTCAAAAATGTTAATTGGTAACCAATTCGCCCACCCTGCTCTTACTGCATTAGCAACCGAACTTTTACCGATGTGATAAATCAACCCAGCTGTAAATAATCCAAAAAACACACCCGGTGAGCTCAATACTATATCGATAAAGTTACCACTGATCGGCACCATTAAAATAAATATCGTTCGCCAAATTCCAGTTATGCCATATTCGGACGCGTAAGATCCGTCCTTGCTGGAAGCGTTACTACCGCTGATCCAATCAAGCGCTAGTAATAAAAACAATAATAGTACGACTGTAATTCTCACCTCCGATTCTCCATATAAATATTGAAAAGTCGGATATAAAAAAGCTCCTATCCCACTAAATAAAAATAAACCTTCGTTGCTGTCAGAAATTTTAGCGATTGACATAATACCCTCCTCTCCAAAATAAAAAGAGCCCTAGTGGCCCTTCGTTAGCACAAACTCATTCAATACCTTCTTTTTAAGTTTGTAACAGTTTGCGTGTTTCATGTAACCTAAATAAGAAGCTAATGTACAGCGTACATCATTAAGTGTCACCTCCCCTTTAGCGTAAGAATTTTGCAAATATTTAAGTCTCTTTTTCATTTTCTTTACAGTCTTTTTCTTTAGTTTGCGATGTGTTGGCCATACTCGGTACCCGACAAATTCGATGCCAGTATGTATTGGCCGAATGGTTGTCTTGTTGTTGAGTTCTAACTTTAAGTTTGTAACAAGGAATGTATCTATCGCTTCTAACACTTTCCACAATTCTTGTTTGTCGTGATGCAATATAATAATGTCATCCATGTAGCGGATGTAGTGATGTAGCTTTAATTCGTGTTTGGCGTATTGATCTAACTCATTTAAGTAAAGGTTGGCGAATAATTGACTCGTTAGGTTCCCGATAGGCATTCCTATTCCGTCAATTCGTTCTTTTTCGAAATTATGATCACCAAGTGGTATGCCGAATGAGTGTTCAGATCTAATAAATTTTTCTAACAACCACATTAACTCATTATCCTTAATTTTTCTTTTTAAAATCGATAAAAGAACGTCTTGATCTACACGATAGAAGTATTTTGATATATCCAATTTCAGATAGTATCCTTTATTAGGTGACCGATCGTAATGTCGTAACCAATACTGAAGTCTATCCGCGGATTTTTGAACTCCCTTTCCGACACGAGACGCGTACGAACCGTCAATGAACTGTCTATCGATAAGTGGATTTAGAACCCTGTATATGGCCCATTGGACAACTCGATCTTTGAAAGGTAGAGACATTATTAATCTCTTTTTAGGTTCATGCACATAAAATTCTCTATATCTTCCGATCTCGTAAGATTTATAAATAAGGTCGTTTTGTATAGATATAAGGTTATCCTCTAACAAGTTGGTAAACTTTAAAACCTCACCCCTATACCTTTTGTCTTCTCCAGCATTTAAGTATGCTTCCCAGAGATTTTCGTAATCTGTTATTTGCTCGTACAGTCCTGAAAATCGCTTGATGTTAGAACCTCCCGGTTGTGTTTTAATGACGACCGTGGTACCTTTCGCTTTTTAGCTACTAACTACCTTGCCGGCGATATAGTTTTTTGCCTTTAAAGGCATGGAAATAGACCCCTTTTCCTACGTACTGGATATAAGCCCATTAGGCTTATATCTTCTGACATGGTAAAGCGGAACGGAACCCGCGATTCGAATTCGAATTCGAACGCTCATTGTTCAAGTTCAAAGCAAAGACGCCAGCAATCGCACCATTAGTCCAATTGCCACCCCGATTCGGGAACCGCTACATATTTTTGGCCTATTCCCTATGTAGCTATTATTATTTTGTTGACTTTATCCAACCGCCTAGCATTTTTCCTATTTCATTTAATAACCTTGACCAATACTCATATTTTTTAAAAGGTAAAAATTCTAATGCATTAGCTAATCGGACGAAATAACGTAATTTTTCTAACTCGATATCAATGTCTTGTAACGTCGTTTTCTTGTAATAACGTTTATTAGCTCGAATTAGTAAGGATAGTAATTCGTACATGCATTGCTTTGTTTCAGCTACAAGTGTATGTTTTTCACTTTTCGGATATTGCCTTAACGATGTATATCCGTAAACGATCATGTCATACGTTTTTTGTAGTATTTTTAATTCTTCAATT harbors:
- a CDS encoding Ltp family lipoprotein; protein product: MTKEGKKPFYKKWWVWVAAIIVLFIIIPGGNDEVAEEVDEPEVASEQVNTEPASNEVVADEDESNQEESEQKVKEESIPREHKSALKKAETYAKTMQMSKLGVYEQLTSEYGEGFPPEAAQYAIDNIVFDWKENALKKAQTYAESMSMSDSAVYDQLISDYGEKFTAEEAQYAIDNLE
- a CDS encoding LysM peptidoglycan-binding domain-containing protein, translated to MSRSFEKLPQLADQRGLLPSKGSYIRRNTSLKDCVRAWHHSLTLKNLNGSNALGFANYHVNNLGWPGIAYALVIEPQNIIQTPNGPRARIVYANDLTLRTYHVGNSNGSAIGICVAGDYRNEKLDDATKASIAELQAALSRDGIGKSDKSHHEFPGYSWKGCCVFDYNNTFKFLANTPVTEIPDVYTIQEGDTLWGIANNDDRFTVEDLIKWNNIIDPSKLRIGQKLNLKVPKLAAKQAVKAPEILWVGTVKVAALNVRKGQGTNYPTVAQLKKGDDVTVYKENKNGWLDIGNGQFVSNVKGAYVVKQKTAVNSFAGKRVEAIAAEVNFYDSPRWDRPSGKFIKNQGWIIIDQITTNGSPQYKVKNSRGNIFYITARKDLVKII
- a CDS encoding phage holin, whose amino-acid sequence is MKMNKGTIVRTVVLAIALINQVLTIFGMSPLPLDEATINDIAVQVDLLVATLLTVFSALWSWWKDNDVTKGAIERKKKLGGDQ
- a CDS encoding phage holin family protein translates to MSIAKISDSNEGLFLFSGIGAFLYPTFQYLYGESEVRITVVLLLFLLLALDWISGSNASSKDGSYASEYGITGIWRTIFILMVPISGNFIDIVLSSPGVFFGLFTAGLIYHIGKSSVANAVRAGWANWLPINIFEMVFEWAKSEIEHKAARAFKRNSEKSEVTINYINDEKMKGFDENE
- a CDS encoding RNA-directed DNA polymerase, translated to MHEPKKRLIMSLPFKDRVVQWAIYRVLNPLIDRQFIDGSYASRVGKGVQKSADRLQYWLRHYDRSPNKGYYLKLDISKYFYRVDQDVLLSILKRKIKDNELMWLLEKFIRSEHSFGIPLGDHNFEKERIDGIGMPIGNLTSQLFANLYLNELDQYAKHELKLHHYIRYMDDIIILHHDKQELWKVLEAIDTFLVTNLKLELNNKTTIRPIHTGIEFVGYRVWPTHRKLKKKTVKKMKKRLKYLQNSYAKGEVTLNDVRCTLASYLGYMKHANCYKLKKKVLNEFVLTKGH
- the avd gene encoding diversity-generating retroelement protein Avd, producing MAIEELKILQKTYDMIVYGYTSLRQYPKSEKHTLVAETKQCMYELLSLLIRANKRYYKKTTLQDIDIELEKLRYFVRLANALEFLPFKKYEYWSRLLNEIGKMLGGWIKSTK